A section of the Metabacillus endolithicus genome encodes:
- a CDS encoding ABC-F family ATP-binding cassette domain-containing protein, with protein MSILQVENLYKTYGEKVLFDHISFTIAEKQRIGLIGVNGTGKSTLLKVIAGIESADSGEITHSNTIRIEYLPQQPELTEGLTILEQIYYGDAPIMQVMREYELSQSELEQDPENETKLKHLMNMQQKMDQHDAWEANTAAKTILTKLGITDFQKSVTHLSGGQKKRVAIAKALIQPADILILDEPTNHLDNETIEWLEGFLAQYKGSIVLITHDRYFLNRVTNQIFELDQGQLYTYSGNYEVFLEKKADREMNAELAEEKRQNLLRRELAWLRRGAKARTTKQKARIGRVEDLQDQKGPAAKQDLDFAIGSTRLGKKVLELEHISKAYDGRELIADFSYLVTPGERLGIIGPNGTGKSTLLNIMAGRIVADEGTIDVGTTVKIGFYTQEHEEMDENLRVIEYIKETAEVVYTIDNQVITAEQMLERFLFPRSAQWTYIRKLSGGERRRLYLLKVLMEEPNVLFLDEPTNDLDTQTLSVLEDYLDQFPGVVLTVSHDRYFLDRVVDHLIVFESNGNITRFQGSYSEFMEEKKLQEMNAVKEEPAADKSSYKKDKKRRLSYKEQQEWEGIEDKIAELEERKEQLEQEIAAAGSDLGKVQELYKEQEKVEQTLDETMERWEELSLLVEEIEQSK; from the coding sequence ATGAGCATATTACAGGTAGAAAATTTATATAAAACATATGGTGAAAAGGTGTTATTTGACCATATTTCGTTTACCATTGCAGAAAAGCAGCGAATTGGATTAATAGGAGTTAATGGAACAGGAAAATCAACCCTATTAAAGGTGATTGCGGGGATAGAATCAGCTGATTCTGGTGAGATTACACATTCAAATACGATTCGAATTGAATATTTACCACAACAGCCAGAGTTAACTGAGGGCTTAACAATCTTAGAACAAATTTATTATGGTGATGCCCCAATTATGCAGGTGATGAGAGAGTATGAATTATCTCAAAGTGAGCTTGAACAGGATCCGGAAAATGAAACAAAGCTCAAGCATCTCATGAATATGCAACAGAAAATGGATCAGCATGATGCTTGGGAAGCAAATACTGCAGCAAAAACAATATTAACAAAGCTAGGTATTACTGACTTTCAAAAGTCGGTAACCCATTTATCTGGCGGTCAAAAGAAACGGGTTGCTATTGCCAAAGCCTTAATTCAGCCAGCAGATATACTTATTCTCGATGAGCCAACGAACCATCTTGATAATGAGACGATTGAGTGGCTCGAAGGATTTTTAGCACAATATAAAGGTTCTATTGTTCTGATCACGCATGATCGTTACTTTTTAAACCGTGTAACAAATCAGATTTTTGAATTAGATCAGGGCCAGCTTTATACCTATTCAGGAAACTATGAGGTTTTCTTAGAGAAAAAAGCTGATCGGGAAATGAATGCAGAGTTAGCTGAAGAAAAACGTCAAAACCTCTTAAGACGCGAATTAGCTTGGCTAAGACGAGGTGCAAAGGCACGAACAACAAAGCAAAAGGCTCGAATTGGTAGAGTGGAAGACCTTCAGGATCAAAAAGGACCTGCCGCAAAGCAAGATTTAGATTTCGCGATTGGTTCCACTCGATTAGGAAAAAAGGTGTTGGAGCTTGAACATATTTCAAAAGCATATGATGGAAGAGAGCTTATTGCTGATTTTAGTTATTTAGTTACCCCAGGTGAAAGGCTTGGTATTATCGGTCCGAATGGAACAGGGAAGTCTACGCTTTTGAACATTATGGCTGGACGTATTGTGGCTGATGAGGGAACTATTGATGTAGGAACTACTGTTAAAATTGGTTTTTATACACAAGAGCATGAAGAGATGGACGAAAACCTTCGTGTTATAGAATATATTAAAGAAACAGCTGAAGTAGTTTATACGATTGACAATCAAGTCATAACAGCTGAGCAGATGCTTGAACGCTTTTTATTTCCACGCTCAGCTCAGTGGACCTACATTCGTAAGCTATCAGGAGGCGAAAGAAGAAGGCTCTACTTATTGAAAGTATTAATGGAAGAGCCAAATGTTCTCTTTCTAGATGAGCCAACAAATGACCTTGATACTCAAACATTAAGTGTGCTCGAAGATTATCTGGATCAATTTCCAGGGGTTGTGTTAACTGTATCACATGATCGCTACTTTCTTGACCGTGTTGTGGACCATTTAATCGTTTTTGAAAGCAATGGAAATATTACTCGGTTCCAAGGCAGTTATTCAGAATTCATGGAAGAGAAAAAACTACAGGAAATGAATGCAGTAAAAGAAGAACCAGCTGCTGATAAATCCTCATACAAAAAGGATAAGAAAAGACGCCTTTCCTATAAAGAACAACAGGAATGGGAAGGTATTGAAGATAAAATTGCAGAGCTGGAGGAACGAAAAGAGCAGCTGGAACAGGAAATTGCTGCAGCTGGAAGTGACCTTGGAAAAGTACAAGAGCTATATAAAGAGCAAGAGAAAGTCGAGCAAACTTTGGACGAAACAATGGAACGCTGGGAAGAATTATCTCTTCTGGTTGAGGAAATTGAACAGAGTAAATAA
- a CDS encoding MDR family MFS transporter, whose amino-acid sequence MKIRDWDTNLKIRLFGEALMNITFWMFFPFLTIYFADEFGKAQAGLFLIISQVFSVLANLMGGYCADRFGRKTMMVMASFGQGLSFMIFALSNSPWLELPMLGFICFAFAGVFGSFYWPASQAMVADVVEEKHRSSVFAIFYTSINIAVVIGPILGAIFYVQYPFEVLLVAGFICMLLSFLLAKQTRETAPPYNAGSTGEDRRWYSPILQQVQDYRIIFRDQTFLLYIIAGVLVALTFMQLDMIIPVYMTDMIQQQEMFRFGDWSITLNGEQAFGVILSENGLLVALFTIFITKWMGTFKERNVFVLSSFIYGISMVVFGFTSSLWLYILAMAIFTFAELMTAGIQQTFVSKLAPDHMRGQYFAAASLRYTIGRTIAPIAIPMSLWFGYQITFVILGALAVVSGFLYYVMFQKAELKQVKHIEAS is encoded by the coding sequence ATGAAAATAAGAGATTGGGATACAAATCTTAAAATACGATTATTTGGTGAAGCCTTGATGAACATAACATTTTGGATGTTCTTCCCGTTTTTAACGATTTATTTCGCTGATGAATTCGGCAAAGCACAGGCCGGCTTATTCCTTATTATATCGCAAGTTTTTTCAGTACTTGCCAATTTAATGGGGGGATATTGTGCTGATCGATTTGGAAGAAAAACCATGATGGTAATGGCTTCATTTGGTCAAGGCTTATCCTTCATGATATTTGCATTATCGAATTCTCCTTGGCTCGAATTGCCTATGCTCGGCTTTATCTGTTTTGCGTTCGCAGGAGTATTTGGTTCCTTTTACTGGCCAGCCTCTCAAGCAATGGTTGCTGACGTAGTTGAAGAAAAGCATCGAAGTAGCGTTTTTGCTATTTTTTATACATCTATTAATATTGCTGTTGTTATTGGCCCTATTTTAGGTGCTATTTTTTATGTTCAGTATCCATTTGAAGTATTATTGGTTGCAGGATTCATTTGTATGTTGCTTTCTTTTTTATTAGCAAAACAAACAAGAGAAACTGCCCCTCCTTACAATGCTGGTTCAACTGGTGAAGACCGTAGATGGTATAGCCCCATACTACAGCAAGTCCAGGATTATCGAATAATCTTCCGTGACCAGACATTTTTGCTTTATATCATTGCGGGTGTTCTCGTCGCACTTACCTTTATGCAGCTAGACATGATTATCCCAGTTTATATGACAGACATGATTCAACAGCAAGAAATGTTCCGCTTTGGTGATTGGTCCATAACATTAAACGGCGAGCAAGCATTTGGCGTAATTCTTTCAGAAAATGGTTTGCTTGTGGCTCTATTTACGATTTTCATTACAAAGTGGATGGGAACATTTAAAGAGAGGAATGTGTTTGTTCTTTCTTCTTTCATCTATGGAATCTCAATGGTTGTTTTCGGTTTTACGAGTTCACTTTGGCTCTACATTCTAGCAATGGCAATTTTTACTTTTGCTGAGCTTATGACAGCTGGGATTCAACAAACGTTTGTTTCAAAACTTGCCCCTGATCATATGCGGGGTCAATATTTTGCTGCTGCTAGCCTTCGATATACAATCGGGCGTACGATAGCACCAATAGCGATTCCAATGTCTTTATGGTTTGGTTATCAAATTACCTTCGTGATCCTTGGAGCACTAGCAGTCGTAAGTGGATTCTTATATTACGTGATGTTTCAAAAAGCAGAATTAAAACAGGTTAAACATATAGAAGCTAGTTAA
- a CDS encoding ABC transporter ATP-binding protein yields the protein MIQVNSISKKYNDHLAVDDLTLHVKKGSIYGLLGSNGAGKTSLLKIIAGINRADKGSILIDDIPSYEHVQVKERVIFIPDVLYFFPQATVAQMASQYREYYPKWNQKRFEQLSSAFNIGLNKKVHRLSKGMKRQVAFWLALSAMPDVMILDEPIDGLDPVMRQKIKNLLFQDVAEREMTIIISSHNLREIEDLCDHVGIMHKGKIMIEKEIDDLKSDTHKVQLALADPTHEEHLLNQLNILHYEKRGSVSLLIVRGSEEKISKIIHSTDVLLYDLLPLTLEEIFIYEMEDVGYEIEKILL from the coding sequence ATGATTCAGGTAAATTCCATAAGTAAAAAATATAATGATCACCTTGCTGTAGATGACCTTACCCTTCATGTTAAAAAAGGATCAATCTATGGATTGTTAGGCTCTAATGGAGCCGGTAAAACCTCACTTTTAAAAATAATCGCAGGCATTAATAGAGCTGATAAGGGAAGTATTCTGATTGATGATATACCCTCATACGAACATGTACAAGTAAAGGAAAGGGTTATCTTTATCCCGGATGTTCTTTATTTTTTCCCACAAGCAACAGTAGCACAAATGGCATCTCAATATAGAGAGTATTATCCAAAATGGAACCAGAAACGTTTTGAGCAGCTAAGTTCAGCGTTTAATATCGGTTTAAATAAAAAGGTACATCGATTATCTAAAGGAATGAAGAGGCAAGTAGCCTTTTGGCTGGCTTTATCAGCTATGCCTGATGTCATGATTCTCGATGAACCAATTGACGGACTCGATCCTGTTATGAGGCAAAAAATTAAAAATCTATTATTTCAAGATGTAGCTGAAAGAGAAATGACGATTATTATTTCTTCTCATAACCTTCGAGAAATTGAGGACTTATGTGATCATGTGGGGATTATGCATAAGGGAAAAATCATGATCGAAAAAGAAATAGATGACCTAAAATCTGATACACACAAGGTTCAACTAGCTTTAGCTGACCCTACACATGAGGAGCATCTATTAAATCAGCTAAATATTTTACATTATGAAAAACGAGGAAGCGTTTCTCTTTTAATTGTTCGAGGTAGTGAAGAAAAAATCAGCAAAATCATCCATTCAACAGATGTTTTGCTTTATGATTTATTGCCACTAACATTAGAGGAAATATTCATTTATGAAATGGAGGATGTGGGTTATGAAATCGAGAAAATCCTTCTATAA
- a CDS encoding alanine/glycine:cation symporter family protein: protein MEGFVTALNSVLWSTPVIYILLGVGLLFSILTRFLQVRHIKEMVRLMFQGKSSEAGVSSFQALAIALSGRVGTGNIAGVATAIAFGGPGAVFWMWAIAFIGASSAFIESTLAQIYKVKQDGQYRGGPAYFIEKGIGWKWFAVLFAFAALIAMAILMPGVQSNSIALGMENAFGIPKAVTGLAVVVLLAVIIFGGVKRIANAAQIIVPFMAIGYIVLSLIIILMNITELPAVISLIFRSAFALDSAFGGLIGMAIAWGVKRGIYSNEAGQGTGPHMAAAAEVSHPAKQGLVQAFSVYIDTLFVCSATAFMILFTGMYNTEAPDGSFIVNNLEGIEAGPGYTQAAIDSVIPGFGAGFVAIALFFFAFTTIMAYYYIAETNIAYLIRGKNSKLPMLLLKVILLGATFYGAVKTASLAWALGDVGLGIMVWLNVIAILILAKPALLALKDYEQQRKEGKDPVFDPKALGIKNADYWETEYKKDQDQAS, encoded by the coding sequence ATGGAGGGATTTGTTACTGCCTTAAACAGTGTCTTGTGGAGCACACCAGTAATTTATATTTTACTAGGTGTGGGATTGTTGTTTTCTATTTTAACTCGTTTTCTACAAGTAAGACACATTAAGGAAATGGTTAGGCTTATGTTTCAAGGTAAAAGCTCAGAAGCTGGGGTATCCTCTTTCCAGGCACTTGCGATCGCACTTTCTGGACGTGTAGGAACAGGAAATATTGCCGGGGTAGCTACCGCAATTGCTTTCGGTGGTCCTGGAGCAGTATTTTGGATGTGGGCAATCGCTTTTATCGGGGCATCAAGTGCATTTATTGAGTCAACACTAGCTCAGATTTACAAAGTGAAACAAGATGGTCAATATCGTGGGGGCCCTGCTTATTTCATTGAAAAAGGAATTGGTTGGAAATGGTTTGCTGTTCTTTTTGCATTTGCAGCATTAATTGCAATGGCGATTTTAATGCCAGGTGTACAATCTAACTCAATTGCACTTGGGATGGAAAATGCATTTGGAATTCCTAAAGCAGTTACTGGTCTTGCAGTTGTTGTACTTCTAGCGGTTATTATCTTCGGTGGAGTTAAAAGAATCGCCAATGCAGCTCAAATCATTGTGCCATTTATGGCGATTGGTTATATTGTTTTATCACTTATTATTATTCTTATGAATATTACAGAGTTACCTGCAGTTATTTCTCTTATTTTCCGAAGCGCATTTGCGTTAGATTCAGCTTTTGGTGGACTAATTGGTATGGCTATTGCTTGGGGAGTAAAACGTGGTATTTACTCTAATGAAGCTGGTCAAGGTACTGGTCCTCATATGGCAGCAGCAGCAGAGGTTTCTCACCCTGCTAAGCAAGGTTTAGTTCAAGCTTTTTCTGTTTATATTGACACGTTATTTGTATGTTCAGCAACAGCATTTATGATTTTATTCACTGGTATGTATAATACTGAAGCACCTGATGGTTCGTTTATCGTTAACAATCTAGAGGGAATTGAAGCAGGTCCTGGTTATACGCAAGCAGCAATTGATAGTGTTATTCCTGGATTTGGTGCAGGATTTGTAGCGATTGCATTATTCTTCTTTGCTTTTACAACGATTATGGCTTACTACTATATTGCTGAAACAAATATTGCTTACCTTATCCGTGGAAAGAACAGTAAACTTCCAATGCTTCTTTTAAAAGTTATTCTTTTAGGAGCAACATTCTACGGAGCAGTTAAAACGGCAAGCTTAGCATGGGCTCTAGGTGATGTTGGATTAGGAATTATGGTATGGCTAAACGTTATTGCGATATTAATACTTGCAAAACCAGCATTACTAGCGCTTAAAGATTATGAGCAACAGAGAAAAGAAGGAAAAGACCCTGTCTTCGATCCGAAAGCATTAGGCATTAAGAATGCTGACTATTGGGAAACTGAATACAAGAAGGATCAAGATCAAGCGTCGTGA
- a CDS encoding glycerophosphodiester phosphodiesterase, which yields MSNKVEIFAHRGLSGLYPENTMAAFKAAVEVGAHGIELDVQMSQDGELVVIHDEKIERTTNGVGYVKDLTLNRLKQYDAGSWFHADFKNENIPTLNEVLEWVKTLPYKLIVNIELKNDRIDYEKLEEKVLRLIHELNLHQQCILSSFNRDSLRRIYEIDHNIETALLFQGVPTDVLSIAKNLHVQGLHCEAVFAQSILGRKASLAGYPIRVYTINTLEGFHSLENTNVSVVMTDFPQMFLSL from the coding sequence ATGAGTAATAAAGTAGAAATTTTTGCACATCGTGGGCTAAGTGGACTGTACCCGGAAAACACAATGGCTGCATTTAAAGCAGCAGTGGAAGTAGGAGCACATGGTATCGAATTAGATGTACAAATGTCACAGGATGGAGAACTTGTCGTAATTCATGACGAAAAAATTGAAAGAACAACGAATGGAGTGGGATATGTTAAGGATTTAACATTAAATAGATTAAAACAATATGATGCAGGAAGCTGGTTTCATGCTGACTTCAAAAATGAAAATATTCCTACACTTAATGAAGTGTTAGAGTGGGTAAAGACACTTCCGTATAAACTGATTGTTAACATTGAATTGAAAAATGATAGAATTGATTATGAAAAACTTGAGGAAAAGGTGTTACGGTTAATTCATGAGCTGAATCTGCACCAACAATGCATTTTATCTTCATTTAACAGAGACAGCTTGAGGAGAATCTATGAGATTGATCATAATATAGAAACAGCTTTACTATTTCAAGGTGTACCAACTGATGTTTTAAGTATAGCCAAAAACCTCCATGTACAAGGTCTTCATTGTGAAGCAGTATTTGCGCAGTCAATTTTAGGAAGAAAAGCAAGCCTGGCAGGTTATCCAATTAGAGTCTACACAATAAATACTTTAGAGGGTTTTCATTCGCTAGAGAATACAAATGTTTCCGTTGTTATGACTGATTTCCCGCAGATGTTTCTCTCATTATGA
- a CDS encoding 5-formyltetrahydrofolate cyclo-ligase — MKTKDEIRHSVWKQLTEEKNGRFPFPLVNRIPNFKGAEIAAAHITTLQEYKKAKVIKVNPDAPQLPLRKQILLDGKVLLVPTPRLKAGFIMVKPEWVPAGEERKAASLSHIKSYGKEIPLTDIPSIDLMVVGSVAIHSDGRRLGKGEGYADREYAIIRELGNPPVPIVTTIHSTQLVSDDIPRDTYDLTVDWIATEKGLTKTNSPYEKPIGVEWNHVTEGEMIEMPILKQLWELKYSKKER, encoded by the coding sequence ATGAAAACAAAGGATGAAATTAGACATAGTGTTTGGAAGCAGCTTACGGAAGAGAAGAATGGGCGATTTCCTTTTCCTCTAGTAAATCGGATTCCGAACTTTAAAGGAGCAGAGATTGCTGCAGCACATATTACAACTTTGCAGGAATATAAAAAAGCAAAAGTGATAAAAGTAAATCCTGATGCCCCACAGCTTCCGTTACGTAAACAAATTCTTTTAGATGGGAAGGTATTGCTTGTCCCCACTCCACGTCTCAAGGCTGGATTTATTATGGTGAAACCAGAATGGGTGCCAGCTGGTGAGGAACGTAAAGCCGCAAGCTTAAGTCATATTAAATCCTATGGGAAAGAAATACCTTTAACAGACATCCCGTCTATTGATTTAATGGTAGTTGGTTCAGTAGCGATTCATTCGGACGGAAGAAGATTGGGAAAAGGGGAAGGGTATGCCGATCGTGAATACGCCATTATCCGTGAGTTAGGTAATCCACCTGTTCCAATTGTAACGACCATTCATAGTACTCAATTAGTAAGTGATGATATTCCTAGGGATACATATGATTTAACAGTTGATTGGATTGCGACTGAAAAGGGACTAACCAAAACCAATTCTCCATATGAAAAACCTATTGGTGTTGAGTGGAACCACGTTACAGAGGGAGAAATGATTGAAATGCCGATATTAAAACAACTTTGGGAACTTAAGTATTCAAAGAAAGAAAGGTAA
- a CDS encoding DUF1992 domain-containing protein encodes MPLDLFSIIAEDKIKKAIEEGEFDNLPGQGKPLNLEDLSHIPEELRVAYKVLKNSNMLNDVEKLKKEISSIEDLIDATEDLQEKETLKQKKQERMLRIERLMKKRNAFQSPASSFYKDKVLNRFKK; translated from the coding sequence ATGCCTTTGGATCTATTTTCTATCATTGCTGAAGATAAAATAAAAAAAGCTATAGAAGAAGGTGAGTTCGACAACTTACCTGGTCAAGGTAAGCCATTGAATCTAGAAGACCTTTCCCACATACCTGAAGAGCTTCGTGTGGCTTATAAAGTTTTAAAAAACTCAAATATGTTAAACGATGTAGAAAAACTTAAAAAGGAAATTAGTTCAATCGAAGATCTAATAGATGCTACTGAAGATCTTCAAGAAAAAGAAACGCTTAAACAGAAAAAACAGGAAAGAATGTTAAGAATAGAACGTTTAATGAAAAAACGGAATGCTTTTCAATCACCGGCATCGTCTTTTTATAAAGATAAAGTACTGAATCGTTTTAAAAAATAA
- a CDS encoding GntR family transcriptional regulator, with protein sequence MFQLDVRSRKPIYEQLVDKIKELIINRILKPDEQLPSVRMLSSQLTINPNTIQRAYRELENQGYIYSIKGKGNFVSAIEHMPSNEQLNDLKKDIRKLIAEAIYLGLTKEDLYVLFDEAHHQTKGVKKHNDSGKFHK encoded by the coding sequence ATGTTTCAATTAGATGTAAGAAGCAGAAAGCCCATATATGAGCAATTAGTCGACAAAATCAAGGAACTTATCATTAATAGGATTCTAAAACCTGATGAGCAATTACCTTCTGTCCGAATGCTATCAAGTCAATTGACAATTAATCCCAATACAATTCAAAGAGCTTATCGTGAACTTGAAAATCAAGGATACATCTACTCAATTAAGGGGAAGGGAAATTTTGTCTCGGCAATAGAACATATGCCAAGCAATGAACAATTGAATGATCTAAAAAAAGACATCAGAAAACTCATTGCCGAAGCGATCTACTTAGGCTTAACAAAAGAAGATTTATATGTATTATTTGACGAAGCACATCACCAAACAAAGGGGGTAAAAAAACATAATGATTCAGGTAAATTCCATAAGTAA
- a CDS encoding methyl-accepting chemotaxis protein, with the protein MNTIEKMVLTDITKKNTLMFISFSISLIMAMAKTIAVQDISKGIFYGGELLAFTLLYLIFQKLVKKPVFFPYTSIISIYLFLISALFIWGPNAEIIIIILFLTLISSIHMKRNIFALGYTLGFIAFVLSFILKQEDNLALSTIFASAGIVYVLSGLVLGIVIHLNSRQFHQLQHFLDQAESEASEKEKQKQHLEINVSGIVEAISIVNKQIQESLEAQQEMKQAITEVSAGSQNQSDQINDISENAKLTMKSMEKLHSISNDLKEDSSRASNIIIEGNQQVFELNSDMNQLKAMITELDQTFKLLTSTITEMNQLTNSIKEITDQTGLLALNASIEAARAGESGKGFSVVASEIRKLADVTRATTEKINDNLHTLNESNAAAVSKMEDSHSFIDRSVKSSDKVSTSIQHVKKTLENLSSQFEQFTKFADLVKGQSHDVQLSTNELAAIIEQSSASLQEMSANVENLTEDNKTIAQLMGETSVKAENLRHANS; encoded by the coding sequence ATGAATACGATAGAAAAAATGGTTTTGACTGATATAACGAAGAAAAATACATTAATGTTTATTAGTTTCTCCATTTCCCTGATCATGGCTATGGCTAAAACAATAGCAGTTCAGGATATATCAAAGGGGATTTTTTATGGAGGAGAATTGTTAGCGTTTACATTGTTGTATCTTATTTTTCAAAAACTAGTAAAAAAACCTGTATTTTTCCCATACACTAGCATTATTTCAATCTATTTATTTTTAATTTCCGCTCTTTTTATATGGGGGCCAAATGCTGAAATTATTATTATTATTTTATTTTTAACATTAATTTCTTCTATACATATGAAGAGGAATATCTTTGCGTTAGGCTATACCCTAGGGTTTATCGCTTTTGTATTATCATTTATCCTAAAACAAGAAGATAACCTAGCTTTATCAACTATTTTTGCTTCAGCAGGAATTGTCTATGTTTTATCAGGGTTAGTCCTTGGAATTGTGATCCATTTAAATAGCCGTCAATTTCATCAGCTTCAGCATTTTCTTGATCAAGCTGAAAGTGAAGCAAGTGAGAAAGAGAAACAAAAGCAGCATCTTGAAATCAACGTTTCTGGAATTGTTGAAGCCATTTCTATTGTTAACAAGCAAATTCAAGAAAGCTTAGAAGCGCAACAAGAAATGAAACAGGCGATTACGGAAGTATCAGCCGGCAGTCAAAATCAATCAGACCAAATTAATGATATATCGGAAAATGCAAAGCTAACGATGAAATCAATGGAGAAGCTCCATTCTATTTCAAATGATTTGAAAGAAGATTCTAGCCGTGCAAGTAACATTATCATTGAAGGTAATCAGCAGGTATTTGAATTAAACTCAGATATGAATCAGTTAAAAGCAATGATTACTGAGTTAGATCAAACGTTTAAGTTATTAACAAGCACCATAACTGAAATGAATCAGTTAACCAATTCAATAAAGGAGATCACTGATCAAACGGGTTTGCTTGCCTTAAATGCATCTATTGAAGCTGCACGAGCCGGTGAATCTGGCAAAGGATTTTCAGTTGTAGCTTCAGAAATTAGAAAGTTAGCAGATGTAACAAGGGCAACAACAGAAAAAATAAACGACAATCTTCATACTTTAAATGAAAGTAATGCAGCTGCTGTTTCAAAGATGGAGGATAGTCATTCTTTTATTGATCGAAGTGTTAAGTCATCGGACAAAGTAAGTACATCGATTCAACATGTGAAAAAAACATTAGAAAACCTATCTTCACAGTTCGAGCAATTTACAAAGTTTGCGGATCTTGTGAAAGGTCAGTCACATGATGTCCAACTATCAACGAATGAGCTGGCAGCAATTATTGAACAATCTTCAGCAAGTCTTCAGGAAATGAGTGCAAATGTTGAAAATTTAACAGAAGATAACAAGACAATCGCACAATTAATGGGAGAAACGTCGGTAAAGGCTGAGAATTTGAGACATGCAAATTCATGA
- a CDS encoding YflJ family protein — MHYGSKGWYVEELKKLGVRRHEERKLESYKKHFLANLLEKHSK, encoded by the coding sequence ATGCATTACGGAAGCAAAGGATGGTATGTTGAAGAACTTAAGAAATTAGGTGTTCGCCGTCATGAAGAGAGAAAGCTCGAAAGCTACAAAAAACATTTTCTAGCTAACCTTCTTGAAAAACACAGCAAATAA
- a CDS encoding nitric oxide synthase oxygenase, protein MQLELEAIEFIKIAYKELGKSNEQIDERIEEVKSQIKNKGYYDHTFEELEHGAKMAWRNSNKCIGRLFWNTLTVFDQRQAESEEDVFYALQNHLSFATNAGKIRPAITIFKPSLKKENSVRIWNHQLIRYAGYETEHGYLGDPASISFTKQCEELGWRGERTNFDVLPLIIQVNNQHPKLFAIPEDKVLEVSIVHPEIEAIADLHLKWYGVPIISDMKLEIGGIEYTAAPFNGWYMETEIGARNLADSFRYNLLPKIASVMNLDTRTHANLWKDRALIELNVAVLHSFKNEGVSIVDHHTAAQQFKRFEQNERESSRDLTGDWTWLIPPVSPATTHVFHQSYENKVIKPNYFYQALPYD, encoded by the coding sequence ATGCAGCTAGAACTTGAAGCAATTGAATTTATTAAAATCGCTTATAAAGAACTTGGGAAGTCAAACGAACAAATTGATGAACGAATAGAGGAAGTAAAGTCTCAAATAAAAAACAAAGGCTATTATGACCATACTTTTGAAGAACTCGAGCATGGAGCTAAAATGGCTTGGAGAAACAGTAATAAATGTATTGGTAGACTATTTTGGAATACATTAACTGTATTTGATCAACGCCAGGCAGAATCCGAAGAAGATGTTTTTTATGCGTTGCAAAATCATCTATCCTTTGCTACAAACGCTGGTAAGATCAGGCCGGCTATCACTATTTTTAAACCTTCATTAAAAAAAGAAAATAGTGTTCGAATATGGAATCACCAATTAATTCGCTATGCAGGATATGAAACAGAACATGGATATCTAGGAGATCCAGCTTCTATCTCGTTTACAAAGCAATGTGAGGAACTAGGTTGGCGGGGAGAGCGAACAAATTTTGATGTTCTTCCACTCATTATTCAGGTAAATAATCAACATCCGAAGTTATTTGCTATACCAGAAGATAAAGTACTAGAGGTGTCCATTGTCCACCCTGAAATAGAAGCTATCGCAGATCTTCATTTGAAATGGTACGGCGTACCGATAATTTCTGATATGAAGCTGGAGATCGGTGGGATTGAGTATACAGCGGCCCCGTTTAACGGATGGTATATGGAAACAGAAATTGGTGCAAGAAATTTAGCCGATTCGTTTCGCTACAATCTTCTGCCTAAAATTGCTTCGGTTATGAATTTAGATACAAGAACTCACGCGAATCTATGGAAAGATCGAGCGCTTATCGAGCTAAATGTTGCAGTTCTTCATTCCTTTAAAAATGAAGGTGTAAGTATTGTTGATCACCATACGGCTGCTCAGCAATTCAAACGATTCGAACAAAACGAACGTGAAAGTTCCAGAGATCTTACTGGTGACTGGACGTGGTTGATTCCTCCAGTCTCACCTGCGACAACACATGTTTTTCATCAAAGCTATGAAAATAAAGTGATCAAACCAAATTATTTTTATCAAGCTTTACCATATGATTAA